A single Anopheles arabiensis isolate DONGOLA chromosome 2, AaraD3, whole genome shotgun sequence DNA region contains:
- the LOC120896964 gene encoding uncharacterized protein LOC120896964: protein MPSMVRRTRGKLAAQRQLASSTTTTAAAERRVKREPQTKLIDAAAAAAAADSLGSDNAPHHHHGELKRLPQCKVKRNYACGSCSYFTQNPRSYLTHLRDTHGEKISVYECKRCVYASRHYQKLVRHLRMVHGGADVPVVESGNKGVTPVDNSEERREAIEKDSSEKDSASKVLDALGVGGAYTQQLVASLLPSLLLRNVEQTWTSSLLALKAPIKSEMDGMQSVVTSPERDSSSHKTGRKSSEDNETVPKKRSRPIPNLIPLAPAKPEKELLKPVPMSVLMPPEVGVGHSHPPSPMSLPSSPQTKCTFCELSFESTLDLANHIAASHKEDLITSLLQKSMDESNQNLFPQTGDPGDSASNEMWRSLLEANLFGADSATPAARPDASTSASSKVDDDEVEILESKSETYCGIETAPGYGEVTSKLASNDPNATGLMKRVFKCPHCSFWASTASRFHVHIVGHLNKKPFECSLCSYRSNWRWDITKHIRLKTIRDPSHKNAGVLMNDETGRRNYTKYNKYITLMHITDNTSGGGGAGGVSATTAVAGGSGSAKESTNFPNKSFNESSMSDLVAACSAFNIDLNALANMPGFSLLLDDKPAHDETSAKVDEGDHFKCQFCEFSTPTKEELLLHTTNSHAGMVAATSPFQLQLDEAMEQEAYGKAGGGGGNSTANNNITSPSSSSTPTPPTGSAAHCSLSKSAANTSNNDMPSTTTNGTPLLPLLLTPGGAGDKTNHLPPPPPPELGAGEGGDGSSHTRGLAVPSTGTWRHSAPYRCGHCHQVSNWKHVIQRHCRLKHNGHVFIEHVNAERDDPAALVDGADGQQLPRNSKQNQPHSVYVIEDVVHPPTVSTGNGTGTSIDALVSSSIPPPLAPFSLDEVNTLEPIVEILDKDPAATELIHFNGALMPSTVLVDSGTVAPAVPSEQLECISCQFRAATVEQLTEHLEQHMSNSPAAGTGTAFDTAGLLDPGPTTMYYCARCPARFLQHAHMLEHESKHGAPVGRSCSFCTYRTADDDERSRHEEVHSAAYNINTDNLQIFLAESKEYPKPPLTLKETGGRQLFYVEPVEAHDSPEGEVSATRKVPRKSKHRVRSPDSAATGTETDRPLASGGSSIFLCEYCDQTFDAEADLNAHVRNHFSSILAPQEVPYYTSLSSTLDKERKLELIVSGAAPGSAAMALRYVYDNARRKDWSVYSKTESVLLKF from the exons ATGCCCTCGATGGTGCGACGCACCAGAGGCAAACTAGCAGCGCAACGGCAACTGGCCAGCAGCACTActactaccgctgctgctgaacgACGCGTCAAACGCGAACCACAGACCAAACTtatcgatgctgctgctgctgctgctgctgctgatagcCTTGGTTCCGATAAcgcaccacaccaccatcacggCGAGCTGAAACGGCTGCCACAGTGTAAGGTGAAGCGCAACTACGCGTGTGGCAGCTGCAGCTACTTTACGCAAAACCCCCGCAGCTATCTGACGCATCTACGCGACACCCACGGGGAGAAGATTAGTGTGTACGAGTGCAAACGATGTGTGTACGCCTCGCGCCACTACCAGAAGCTGGTACGCCACTTGCGAATGGTGCACGGCGGTGCGGACGTACCGGTGGTGGAGTCGGGCAATAAAGGTGTGACACCGGTGGACAATAGTGAAGAGCGACGGGAGGCGATTGAAAAGGACAGTTCCGAGAAGGATTCAGCGAGCAAAGTTTTGGATGCGCTGGGTGTGGGTGGTGCGTATACGCAGCAACTTGTTGCATCTCTGCTGCCATCGCTGTTGCTGAGGAACGTCGAGCAAACGTGGACTTCGTCTCTTTTGG CACTCAAGGCCCCAATCAAGTCCGAGATGGATGGCATGCAGAGTGTTGTGACATCACCGGAACGG GACTCATCTTCCCACAAAACCGGCCGCAAATCCTCCGAAGACAATGAAACGGTGCCGAAAAAGCGCTCCAGACCAATCCCCAACCTAATTCCCCTAGCACCCGCCAAGCCGGAAAAGGAGCTGCTAAAGCCGGTACCGATGTCGGTGCTAATGCCACCGGAGGTGGGAGTGGGGCACAGCCACCCACCATCCCCAATGAGCTTACCGTCGTCGCCCCAGACCAAGTGCACATTCTGCGAGCTTAGCTTCGAGTCCACGCTGGATCTAGCGAACCACATTGCAGCGTCCCACAAGGAGGACCTCATCACCTCGCTGCTGCAGAAATCGATGGACGAATCGAACCAGAATCTTTTCCCCCAGACGGGCGACCCCGGCGACAGTGCCTCGAACGAGATGTGGAGAAGTTTGCTCGAAGCGAACCTGTTCGGTGCGGATTCGgccacaccagcagcacgcCCGGACGCTTCAACCTCCGCCAGCTCCAAGGTGGACGACGATGAGGTAGAAATCCTGGAGAGCAAATCGGAAACGTACTGCGGTATCGAGACGGCGCCCGGGTACGGCGAGGTGACGAGCAAACTGGCCTCCAACGATCCGAACGCGACCGGGCTGATGAAGCGGGTGTTCAAGTGTCCGCACTGCTCGTTCTGGGCGTCGACGGCGTCCCGGTTTCACGTGCACATCGTGGGCCACCTGAACAAGAAACCGTTCGAGTGTTCGCTCTGCTCGTATCGCTCCAACTGGCGCTGGGACATTACGAAGCACATCCGGCTGAAGACGATCCGTGACCCGAGCCACAAGAATGCGGGCGTGCTGATGAACGACGAAACGGGCCGCCGGAACTACACCAAGTACAACAAGTACATCACGCTGATGCACATAACGGACAATActagtggtggtggaggagcaggaggtgttagtgctactactgctgttgcCGGTGGTAGTGGCAGTGCGAAGGAGTCGACCAACTTCCCGAACAAATCGTTCAACGAGAGCAGCATGTCGGATCTGGTGGCGGCGTGCAGTGCGTTCAACATAGATTTGAATGCGTTGGCCAACATGCCCGGGTTCAGCTTGCTGCTTGACGATAAGCCAGCGCACGATGAGACGTCGGCAAAAGTGGACGAAGGCGACCATTTTAAATGTCAATTTTGTGAGTTTAG tacaCCGACCAAGGAGGAGCTGTTGCTGCATACGACAAACAGTCATGCTGGCATGGTGGCGGCCACCTCTCCCTTTCAACTGCAGCTGGATGAAGCAATGGAGCAGGAAGCGTACGGGAAggccggcggcggtggtggcaacAGTACGGCaaacaataacattacatCACCCTCCTCCAGTAGTACGCCGACGCCACCGACGGGTTCGGCGGCCCACTGTAGCCTTAGTAAAAGTGCAGCTAACACTAGCAACAACGATATGCCTAGTACTACTACTAATGGAACACccctactaccactactactaacGCCTGGCGGTGCTGGAGATAAAACGAACCATctcccgccgccgccgccgccggaaCTGGGCGCCGGAGAGGGTGGTGACGgtagctcacacacacgcgggctGGCGGTGCCTTCCACCGGTACCTGGCGCCACAGTGCACCGTATCGCTGTGGCCATTGCCATCAGGTTTCTAACTGGAAACATGTGATTCAg AGACACTGTCGCCTGAAGCACAATGGACACGTTTTCATTGAGCACGTGAACGCGGAAAGGGACGACCCCGCGGCGCTCGTCGACGGTGCCGACGGTCAGCAGCTGCCACGGAATAGCAAACAGAACCAACCACATTCCGTGTACGTGATCGAGGACGTGGTGCATCCGCCGACCGTTTCCACTGGCAACGGCACCGGCACATCGATCGATGCCCTCGTTAGCTCGTCCATTCCACCGCCCCTGGCACCGTTCAGCCTGGACGAGGTAAACACGCTGGAGCCGATCGTGGAAATCCTCGACAAGGACCCGGCGGCCACGGAGCTGATCCACTTCAACGGTGCCCTCATGCCTTCGACCGTCCTGGTGGACAGTGGGACGGTGGCGCCGGCCGTCCCAAGCGAGCAACTGGAATGCATTTCCTGCCAGTTTCGGGCGGCAACGGTCGAGCAGCTGACCGAGCATTTGGAGCAGCACATGAGCAACAGCCCGGCGGCGGGGACGGGCACAGCGTTCGACACGGCCGGACTGCTCGACCCCGGACCCACCACCATGTACTACTGTGCCCGCTGTCCGGCCCGCTTCCTGCAGCACGCTCACATGCTGGAGCACGAGTCGAAGCACGGGGCGCCCGTGGGCCGTTCGTGCTCGTTCTGCACGTACCGCACCGCGGACGACGATGAGCGCAGCCGGCACGAGGAGGTCCACTCGGCCGCGTACAACATCAACACGGACAATTTGCAAATCTTTCTCGCGGAAAGCAAAGAGTACCCGAAGCCACCGCTCACGCTCAAGGAGACTGGTGGCAGGCAGCTGTTTTACGTCGAGCCGGTGGAAGCCCATGACTCCCCGGAAGGTGAGGTCTCGGCGACGCGCAAGGTGCCGAGAAAATCGAAGCATCGCGTCCGTTCGCCCGACTCAGCAGCTACTGGGACCGAAACCGACCGACCACTGGCTTCTGGGGGCTCCTCCATCTTTCTGTGCGAATACTGTGATCAAACGTTCGACGCGGAGGCCGACCTGAACGCGCACGTACGGAACCACTTTTCGTCGATCCTGGCGCCGCAGGAGGTGCCCTACTACACGTCGCTCAGCAGCACGCTGGACAAGGAGCGCAAGTTGGAGCTGATCGTGTCCGGGGCGGCACCCGGGTCGGCCGCGATGGCCCTGCGCTACGTGTACGATAATGCGCGCCGCAAGGATTGGAGCGTGTACTCCAAGACGGAAAGCGTTTTGTTGAAGTTTTGA
- the LOC120896969 gene encoding uncharacterized protein LOC120896969, translating to MKCNNNSAARTIVLLLCCCVGLSAGRIIHRISDYNAPMAEPVRQCRAICLTNHLHEEINSIVVTDECTDRPNCFMCWDYCKILHEEKRIVRDLMCSDVICYSGCKTACKYYGGFYRTVKQKITLKSLAVPVIGQQVVNHDPANSSAS from the exons ATGAAGTGCAACAATAATAGCGCCGCACGAACGATCGTGTTGCTTCTGTGCTGCTGTGTTGGATTAAGCGCGGGCAGAATAATTCACCGAATCAGCGACTATAACGCACCGATGGCGGAACCGGTGCGCCAGTGCCGTGCGATCTGTTTGACCAACCATCTGCACGAGGAGATCAACAGCATCGTCGTGACGGACGAGTGTACCGATCGGCCCAACTGCTTCATGTGCTGGGACTACTGCAAGATACTGCACGAGGAGAAGCGCATCGTGCGCGATTTAATGTGCAGTGATGTGATTTGT TACTCTGGATGTAAGACGGCCTGCAAGTACTACGGAGGATTCTATCGAACGGTGAAACAGAAGATCACGTTAAAATCGCTCGCTGTGCCCGTGATCGGACAGCAGGTGGTGAACCATGATCCTGCCAACTCGAGTGCAAGCTAA